ACCCTTCGAGACCCAACATTATTTTTATCCGCACGGACGACCAGGACTACAACTCTATTTTCACCCGATTGCCAAACTCCAATAAATACATCATGCAGAATCTACATAATCAGATCATAAGTAAGGGGGTCTTTTTCACCAATTCCTATGTGGAATTCTCCCTCTGCTGCCCTTCGCGCGTTACCACGCTCACGGGGTTGTATTCCAAGAATCACGGGGTGCTGGGAAACAAGCTGCCATATGGGGGGTATCATAAATTTACCAACACCCATAATACGCTCCCCGTCTGGCTGCGGAACGCGGGCTATTACACGATTCTGGTGGGAAAGTACCTCAACGATACGAACGTTTACGACCCTCCCCCTCCGGGGTGGAATCGAACGTATTTAACGGATGGGGAAGCAATGCATAAGTACTATAATTACAAGGTCATGGAGGACGGCACCACCCTGCATTCGTTCGGCCAGGCGCCGGGGGACTACAAGACGGATGTCTTGACCAACAGGGCGGTGCAGTATCTGGCGGACAAAGAATACGGATCCTCCCCCTTCTTTCTGCAGATTGATTATACCGCCCCCCATGCGAGTCCCGAGGTATTTGGCAACACCATTCCAGCCCCTCGTCATGCGGGAGCAATGGATGGAGCACCCTTTCCTCTCTCTCCATCCTTTAATGAGGCGGATGTTTCGGACAAGCCCGCGGCCGTTCGATCCCTCCCATTGATTGGGCCGGTGCAACAGGATGCCATCATCACGCGCTATAAAAAGCGGCAGGAAACGCTCATGGCCGTGGATGAGGGGATTGGGCGCATTATTCGGAAGCTGAAGCAGACGGGGCAATACGACAAAACCATCATCGTCTTTGCCAGTGACAATGGATGGATGCAGGGGGAACATCGCATTGAGAAGGGAAAGCAGGTGGCCTATCAAGCCGCGGGACGCGTGCCGCTGGCTATTATGGGACCCGGCATCCCTCAAAACGTAACCATCCATTCGCTGGTGAATAACGTGGACTATGTGCCCACCTTCCTTGAATGGGCAAACGCCACCTCCACGCTCGTGCCGGAGGGGCGTTCGCTGGTTCCATTAATGCAGAATCCCAATATTCCCTGGAGAACCGACTTCCTGATCGAGAACCCCTATTTGGACTTCTATTCGGGACTGCGTACGCGGGACGCGAGTACGGGAGAAGAGTACAAGTACGTGGAGTATGATTACGACTTGGACGGTAATGCGGATGAATTTGAACTTTATGCCCTTACCCCCAATGCGTGTTCGCCGATTGGAGACCCGTATGAGTTGGAGAGTCAGCACAACAACCCATGCTATGCACCCCTCCTTCAGAATCTCCACAATGTGCTCATGCAGCGCTTGGCATGCGTGGGAAGCACCTGCAGATAGCCAACCTTTTTCCCAAAAAGTTTGAGCGGCTCCACATGGAGGGGCTGCAAGCGGCACCCTATGGAGAATTTATCCAAGTAGTATGCTCAAAACTCCCTTTCTCCAATGGTTATTCTTCAGCGCCCGCCGTATGCGTGACAAACCCGATCCATCCCCGCGCGCGGAAGGGTTCGATGACCTGATGGGCGAGTTTCCGGGTTTCGCACACGATGGCCACCGTGGGCCCCGCCCCGGCAAGCACACATTGTAGGACACCCGGCATTTTCCTCATTTCTTCAATCAGGGAGAAAACCGGTGCATACTCGGGCAACTCCAGGGTCTCGAAGACGTTGCCCATGCCGTGAGCGATGTCGGCCGGATCCCCGGTTTCGAGCGCCGCGATCAATTCCAAGGCCGAGGGATGAAAACCCACTTTATCAACATCGAAGGCCCCGTAGATCCATTTCGTTTTGGCGGGGGGCACGGGCACGGGAGGCACCAGGAAGGCGATTTCCAGGCGCGGGCAGGAAGGGAGGAGGGTGATGATTTCCCCTCTACCGGTGGCGCGGCAGGTTTTTCCATAAAAAAAGAAGGGGACATCCGAGCCTATTTTTCCTCCCAAAACGGATAGCGCGTCCCGCGACAACCCCAATCCCCATGCGTCGTTCAAGCCCGTGAGCACGGCGGCCGCATTGCTGCTGCCTCCCCCTAATCCTCCGGTCGCGGGAATTTTTTTGGCGAGATGGATCCGCACCCCCTCCATTGGTTTTCCTTTTTTCTCACATTCAACTTGGAGGAGACGCGCGGCTGTGTGGCAGACATTCCTCTCATCCGTGGGAACCGTGGGATCGGTGCACGTAATGGTAATGCGGGGATCATCGGGAATGGTTTCAAGTGTTACGTCATCATGCCAATCCAGTTCCTGCATCACCAAATCAACCTCATGATAGCCATCATCCCGTTTCCGGAGGATATCCAATACGAGATTGAGCTTGGCGGGAGAACGAAGAATAAGAGGGGGCATACTACCGCCCGTATCAGTGCACCACGTATTCGGGTCGGATGATTTCGCTTTCCGTGTGGTTGGTTTCTTTATCTAAATCGGCGATCCAGGAGACCACGTCCTCGATGTCCTCATCCGGGGTGCTCGCCCCTGCCCCGATGCCCACATGGGGAACATTCTCGAACCACTCGGGTTTCAATTCTTCCGCGGATTCAATCCATTGGGTTTTGGTTTGCTGGCCGCAGAGTTCGGCTTGGCGCTTGGTGTTCCCCGAATTCCTTCCTCCAATAATAATCATGAGGGGCACGCGCATCGCTAAATCCACCGCCCCAGGCTGCATCTCGTGCATGGCGTTGCAGATGGTATTGTATACGCGCACTTCCCGGGCTTTGCCCATCAGCTCTTGCGTGATGAGGTGCACATTGTCATTGCTCTGCGTGGTTTGGGACACAATCCCTATTTTTGTTAACACGGGATAATGCAATTTCTCCACTATTTCTGAATCCGTTTTAGCTTTCATGAGTTCATCATTAGTATAATATTGGGTTTTCTTGGGAAACAGTTTTCGTGCCTCCTCCGGATTGGCCACTACAATAGCGTTGGGGGCATAGCTCTTAATCCCTTCTACTTCCGGGTGGCCATGTTCCCCCACGATGATGACCTGATAATGTTCATCGTTCAATACTTTGGCTGTTTTGTGGACCATGGTGACGAAGGGGCAGGTGGTGTCCACAACATTAAAACCTTTTTCTTTGGCCTTCTCTAAAGATTGCATCCGCACCCCATGCGCGCGCATCAATACGGTGGATCCATCCGGGATCTCTTCCATGGTATTCAAGTGAGCAAATCGAGATATCTTGGAGGCCGCATAAGGATTATCTTCCACCAGCTTCCCCCCCGCGTCCATAATTTTTTGGACCACCCTTTGATTGTGGACGGGCATCCCATAGAGGTAGGCTTCTCCTTTTCCCAAGGTTTCCATGGACAGCTTGACACTGCGTTTGACACCAAAACAGAACCCGGCGGCGCGGGCGATCTCGATTTTCATGGGGATGGTTCCTCCTAAGGAATAGTGATACCTATTCCAATGGGAATAGGGCAGCCTGTTGAACCAGTAGGTGAAAAGACCCAATAAAAAACAATCGGAAAAAATGGACAATCGTCAAAATAAAGAACGGCGAATAGCGTAATCCTTAATCGGTAGGTAATTGGGTGGACCAAATGAATAAACGGGGTCTTTCAACAGATTTATATGATGCGTGGAGATTCAAGATCGTATGGAAAAAAAATGGATTATTCCAGGAATACTCATACTAGTTGGAATATTAGCCGTGGCATGGGCGTTGTTCCCCATGGAACAAGCCAACCCTGATCCTAATCATACGCATGCCGATTTTGCAGTATATATACATAATGAGCGCGTGGACTTTTCCCAACCCCAATACATGTCCACTGAAACCCAGAAGCGCTCCCCTTACACCCATTTGCATGATGGGGATGGGGAGGTCATGCATATCCACGCCCTCGGGGTAACACTCGGATTGTTCTTCCATACCCTTGACATGCGCCTCACCACGGATTGTTTTACCTTGGATACGGGAGCTTCTTACTGCACGGACGAAACCAATTCCCTGCGTGTTTACGTGAACGGCCAACCCATAGCAGATGGTATGGCTT
The sequence above is drawn from the Candidatus Diapherotrites archaeon genome and encodes:
- a CDS encoding sulfatase yields the protein MRRFLPPHIRNNLLVVFGILFLLAAFSGLFLPPVEKVHAAPYERGSVSKQDPSRPNIIFIRTDDQDYNSIFTRLPNSNKYIMQNLHNQIISKGVFFTNSYVEFSLCCPSRVTTLTGLYSKNHGVLGNKLPYGGYHKFTNTHNTLPVWLRNAGYYTILVGKYLNDTNVYDPPPPGWNRTYLTDGEAMHKYYNYKVMEDGTTLHSFGQAPGDYKTDVLTNRAVQYLADKEYGSSPFFLQIDYTAPHASPEVFGNTIPAPRHAGAMDGAPFPLSPSFNEADVSDKPAAVRSLPLIGPVQQDAIITRYKKRQETLMAVDEGIGRIIRKLKQTGQYDKTIIVFASDNGWMQGEHRIEKGKQVAYQAAGRVPLAIMGPGIPQNVTIHSLVNNVDYVPTFLEWANATSTLVPEGRSLVPLMQNPNIPWRTDFLIENPYLDFYSGLRTRDASTGEEYKYVEYDYDLDGNADEFELYALTPNACSPIGDPYELESQHNNPCYAPLLQNLHNVLMQRLACVGSTCR
- the ispE gene encoding 4-(cytidine 5'-diphospho)-2-C-methyl-D-erythritol kinase, yielding MPPLILRSPAKLNLVLDILRKRDDGYHEVDLVMQELDWHDDVTLETIPDDPRITITCTDPTVPTDERNVCHTAARLLQVECEKKGKPMEGVRIHLAKKIPATGGLGGGSSNAAAVLTGLNDAWGLGLSRDALSVLGGKIGSDVPFFFYGKTCRATGRGEIITLLPSCPRLEIAFLVPPVPVPPAKTKWIYGAFDVDKVGFHPSALELIAALETGDPADIAHGMGNVFETLELPEYAPVFSLIEEMRKMPGVLQCVLAGAGPTVAIVCETRKLAHQVIEPFRARGWIGFVTHTAGAEE
- the ispH gene encoding 4-hydroxy-3-methylbut-2-enyl diphosphate reductase — its product is MKIEIARAAGFCFGVKRSVKLSMETLGKGEAYLYGMPVHNQRVVQKIMDAGGKLVEDNPYAASKISRFAHLNTMEEIPDGSTVLMRAHGVRMQSLEKAKEKGFNVVDTTCPFVTMVHKTAKVLNDEHYQVIIVGEHGHPEVEGIKSYAPNAIVVANPEEARKLFPKKTQYYTNDELMKAKTDSEIVEKLHYPVLTKIGIVSQTTQSNDNVHLITQELMGKAREVRVYNTICNAMHEMQPGAVDLAMRVPLMIIIGGRNSGNTKRQAELCGQQTKTQWIESAEELKPEWFENVPHVGIGAGASTPDEDIEDVVSWIADLDKETNHTESEIIRPEYVVH